The sequence below is a genomic window from Sorangiineae bacterium MSr12523.
ATCGCGGCCTGGTCCTGGTTGTTCCAGATGTGCTTGAGCACGAAGAAGTCCGACGCGTCGGCCTGCTGCCGACCATCGAGGAACGCGCTCGCCACGAACAGCTTGAGGATCTTCACCACGCGCCGGTCCGAAAGCGTGATGCCCTCGGCGCGGATCTGGAAGACCAGACCTTTGTAGGCCGAGAGGAACTCCTCGGAAAATTGCAGGTTGCGCGCGAAGGTGCGATGGAACTGGGCCATCTCCTGCGCGCTGGCCAGCGGCTGAATGGGCGCGTCGGCGTAGGCCTCGTTGCGGATGCCCTTCTCGAGCAAATCCTGGAAGTGGTACGCGTCGAGATTGTCGCTGCGAATGCGCAGGATGAACCGATCGAAGATCGCCGTGAGCGTCTCGTCGGTGGGCACCTCGTTCGAGGCACCAAAGCACGAGAGCAGCGGGCAACGCAGCACCGTACCGCCGCTCGTGTAGCGCCGCTCGTTCAGCAGGGTGAGAAGCGCGTTGAGGATGGCCGAGTTCGACTTGAAGACCTCGTCGAGAAAGACAATCTCGGCCCGCGGAAGCATGCCATCGATGCGCCGCTCGTAGCGGCCTTCGCGGAAGGCGGCGATGTCGACCGGGCCAAAGATCTCGTTCGGCTCGGTGAAACGGGTGAGCAGGTACTCGAAGTAGTTCGCATGAATCAGCCGCGCGAACATGCGGATCAGCGCGCTCTTCGCGGTGCCCGGTGGGCCGACCAACACGGCATGCTCGCCCGCCAGCGTCGAAATCAGGAGGAGGCGGATGACCTCTTCCTTGCCGAGGAAAAATCCTTCGAGCGTACGAGCGATTTGGGCGAGACGAACGTGAAGGGACTGGTTCTCGAGGGCGGCCGCCATGCGTGTGGGAAGCGGGCGTTCACCCGCCGGTAGGTTGGCAGACTACCAGGGTTCTTCCTGATGGGGAGCCCCGATGACACACGTGCTTCCTTGGTGCTTCGGAGGCTTGCGAAATGTCCCTGGGGCCTGGGGATCCCATGGATATCCCGTGCTCCATACAAATCGTGATCGAACTTCCGTAGAGTTCGTCGAAGATGCGCTCGCCGATTCTTCCTCGTCGCTATGGTTTTGCTGGGTTGGTCGCCTTGGCAGGTTGGCTGCTGCTCGTCCCCGCTGCGGGAGCGTGCTCCTCTTCGTCCTCCGAAGGGGATAACTGCTCCCAGATCCAGTGCATCAACAACGTGACGTTGCGCCTTCGTGTGACGCTGACCGCGGATCAGATGAAGGACACATCGATTCACGTGTGCCGCAACGGCGTGTGCAGCCAGGGCGAGGTGGACTCCCTGCCCGCCTTCCGCGGTGACACGCACAAGGTGCTGTTGACGGGCGGTGTTCCGAACGACACCACGCTCGATTTGGCGGAGCCGGGCAAGTCGTACTCGGTGGAGGCGATCATCCCCATCGACGACTTCCCGATCGACAAGACGAAGGATCAGTACGAGCTTCGCGTAAAGCGCGGAACGACCGAGGTCCAAGGCCTCGCCGAAAAGGCGAACTACAAAGAGACCCGCCCCAACGGCGAAAACTGCCCCACCGTCTGCATCAACGCCACCATCGGCAATCCGTAGAGCGAAGAGAGAGAGCAAACATGAAGGCGGGAAGGCGGGAAGTTTTTTGTGTTTTTTGAACAATGCTCCTTCTTCGAGAGCACCTGGCTCCAACAACAAAAAAACCTTCCCGCCTTCCCGCCTTCATGTGAATCTCTCCTAGCTTCGAAGTGCGGCGAGAGGTGATATCCGCGAGGCGCGGTAGGCGGGGAAGAAGCCGCCGATGAGGCCCATGAGGGCGGCGAAGACGACGGCCTTCACCAGGATTTCCGCGGTGGGCGAGAACGTGAAAACGAGCTCGGACCACGTCGCGTAGTTGATCATCGAGATTTTCACGCGGGAGAGGCACGTCGAGAGAAGCACGCCGAGGGCGCCGCCCGCGGCCGTCAGGGTCATCGCCTCGACGAGGAAGCCCACGAGAATCTTTCGCCGGGGAAATCCCAGGGCGCGCAAGGTGCCGATCTCGCGCTCGCGGTTGGCTACGGCCGCGTGCATCGTCATGGTGGCCCCGAGCATGGCACCCAGCGAAAAGAAGACTCCAATCAATGTGCCCATGATCCGTAAGAACATGCTGAGCCCTTCGGACTGGTGCTCCAGGAAGACCGGCTCCTCGATGGCATCCAGCGCCAGGCGCTTGTCGTGCTCCACCGCGGACTCGAAGGCCGCGAACTGCTCCTTGTCGGTCAAACGCACGTGCACCGACGACACGGTGGCCGTGCGACCGAAGGCCGCCGACAGCACCGGGCGATCGATCCACACCTCCGACTCCGACGCGTGGCCGCGGTCCTCGAAGACGCCAACGATGGTGACCGGCCGATTTTTCCTGAGCTCGAACGACTTACCGAGATCGAGCCCCTGGAAGCGCCCGCGCAACCGCGAGCCGATGATGGCCTCGTCGGTGCCCGGCCGCGGCTTCTGCCCTTCGACGATCACGAGCTCCGAATGAAGCGCGTACGACTGCGGATCCACGCCCCGCAGCGTCACGTTGCTCATCCCCTCGCCGCCCGACTTGGGCACGGCGGCGACCACCACCGTCTCCGCAGACCCGAGCGGCGCACCGTTCTCGTTTTTCACGCCGGGCGCGGAAAGCACGAGCGCGAGTGCCTGCGCATCGAAGCTGCTGTTCAACTCCGCATCGCTCCCCTTTCGAAGCACCAAGGCCGTATCGTCCCTTCCGCCTTCGCCCAGCGTCTTGGTCACGCCGGCCGCAAGCATCCACGATGCCGCGAACACCAGGGTTGCGAGGGCAACACCCAGCGCGGTCGCAACTGCGGTCGTCTTGCGCGCGAGCAGACTACGAAGATTGTACTTTGCAATGAGCATGGGGTCCTCTAGGCAACGCGCCGGAGCGCTTCGGTGACACGCAAACGTGACGCGCGGATTGCTGGCTGCAGCGACGCGCAGAGCCCCAGCGCGATCGCAACGACCAGCGCCATGGCGAGGGTGCTGCCATCGACGCGGAACACGGGGAAGAACTGCGTCATGTTCTCCTCGAAGAACTTCCCCACGCCGCGGTCGACGACCAAGTACGAGAGCACCAGGCCGACCAGGCCCCCGAGAAAACCGACCAGCGCCGCTTCGCCGGCCACGATGAAGGCGATGTGACGCGGCTTGAAGCCCACGGCTTTGAGCGCGGCATACTCGCTCGTTCGCTCGCGGGTGCTCATGCCCACGGCGTTGGCCAGAATGAGCCCCATGATGGCCAGAATGACCAGCGAGAGCACGCTCAGCACGTCGAGCACGGAGGAGATCATCCCG
It includes:
- a CDS encoding ABC transporter permease; translation: MLIAKYNLRSLLARKTTAVATALGVALATLVFAASWMLAAGVTKTLGEGGRDDTALVLRKGSDAELNSSFDAQALALVLSAPGVKNENGAPLGSAETVVVAAVPKSGGEGMSNVTLRGVDPQSYALHSELVIVEGQKPRPGTDEAIIGSRLRGRFQGLDLGKSFELRKNRPVTIVGVFEDRGHASESEVWIDRPVLSAAFGRTATVSSVHVRLTDKEQFAAFESAVEHDKRLALDAIEEPVFLEHQSEGLSMFLRIMGTLIGVFFSLGAMLGATMTMHAAVANREREIGTLRALGFPRRKILVGFLVEAMTLTAAGGALGVLLSTCLSRVKISMINYATWSELVFTFSPTAEILVKAVVFAALMGLIGGFFPAYRASRISPLAALRS
- a CDS encoding AAA family ATPase, producing MAAALENQSLHVRLAQIARTLEGFFLGKEEVIRLLLISTLAGEHAVLVGPPGTAKSALIRMFARLIHANYFEYLLTRFTEPNEIFGPVDIAAFREGRYERRIDGMLPRAEIVFLDEVFKSNSAILNALLTLLNERRYTSGGTVLRCPLLSCFGASNEVPTDETLTAIFDRFILRIRSDNLDAYHFQDLLEKGIRNEAYADAPIQPLASAQEMAQFHRTFARNLQFSEEFLSAYKGLVFQIRAEGITLSDRRVVKILKLFVASAFLDGRQQADASDFFVLKHIWNNQDQAAILEGIVTPVLEAHYRDHPNLKRVGAMGIGIEALAGEIDRIRQVLTGNAGLGDVQLFSQLKALNEIKVALGQSPDPRARELTARVDQLLEAAFRSGRFAQL